One region of Jatrophihabitans cynanchi genomic DNA includes:
- a CDS encoding F0F1 ATP synthase subunit epsilon: MAATMHVELVSVERRIWSGEATAVYARTPEGELGVLPGHTPLLGALEPGWVVRIDRQDEPELRVAVHGGFLSVRNDGVSVLAEMAEQASDIDTARAREALQRSEADTGPEGVTARNRALARLRAAGEAV; the protein is encoded by the coding sequence ATGGCAGCCACCATGCACGTCGAGCTGGTCTCGGTCGAACGCCGGATCTGGTCCGGCGAGGCGACCGCGGTGTACGCGCGCACCCCGGAGGGCGAGCTGGGCGTGCTGCCCGGACACACCCCGTTGCTGGGCGCGCTCGAACCCGGTTGGGTCGTGCGCATCGATCGCCAGGACGAGCCGGAGCTGCGGGTCGCGGTCCACGGCGGCTTCCTGTCGGTACGCAATGACGGGGTGTCCGTGCTCGCCGAGATGGCCGAGCAAGCCTCGGACATCGACACGGCGAGGGCCCGCGAGGCACTGCAGCGGTCCGAAGCCGACACCGGGCCCGAGGGCGTGACGGCGCGAAACCGTGCCCTGGCCCGGCTGCGGGCCGCGGGCGAAGCGGTCTGA
- a CDS encoding DUF2550 domain-containing protein has translation MHTVDIVALCVAAALIVGCLLVLARQRYMLRVAGAIPLAVHNGKRWLYGVARYVGGELRWYRSLGLATRPSRVFRRGELRIVGHRRPSGAELSALPAAAVIVDCQVAGAQALLALGEGAFTGFISWIEASSPAA, from the coding sequence ATGCACACTGTCGACATCGTCGCGTTGTGCGTGGCCGCCGCCCTGATCGTGGGCTGTCTGCTGGTCCTGGCGCGGCAGCGCTACATGTTGCGCGTCGCCGGGGCGATCCCGCTCGCGGTGCACAACGGCAAGCGCTGGCTGTACGGCGTGGCCCGGTACGTCGGCGGCGAGCTGCGCTGGTACCGCTCGCTGGGGCTGGCGACCCGGCCGTCCCGGGTGTTCCGGCGCGGCGAGTTGCGCATCGTCGGCCATCGCCGCCCCTCCGGCGCGGAGCTGAGCGCGCTGCCGGCGGCGGCGGTGATCGTCGACTGCCAGGTTGCGGGTGCGCAGGCGTTGCTCGCGCTGGGCGAGGGCGCCTTCACCGGGTTCATCTCCTGGATCGAGGCGTCCTCCCCGGCGGCCTGA
- a CDS encoding GntT/GntP/DsdX family permease, translating into MPVALELAAKSEPWVAHDTRLMGAAVAGIALIVILITAAKMHPFLALVLGSALVGIASGVGVGDVITNFEKGVGDTLKEVGLLIALGAMLGKLLAESGGADRIVDTLVSRSGKRMVPWAMALVAMIIGLPMFFEIGLVLLLPVIVLVAKKSELPLMRIAIPALAGLSVLHGLIPPHPGPLIAIDFLHAQLGVTLAFGILVAIPTVAICGPLFSLFAARWVPVGPPASGGGVDTTSERAASDDVTRPPSFAVTLATILFPVVLMLLKAAGDIIWHGQDHPPLTAHVLDFIGEPLVAMFLAVLLAMFTFGYAVGFDSKAINARVGDSLGPIAGIILIVGAGGGFKQTLIGAGVGDSVAKAANGSGLSVLLIAYLIAVAIRLATGSATVATTTAAGIVAPLVGGLPSSHLALVALAVGAGSLFLSHVNDAGFWLVNQMFKLSVGQTFKTWSAMETLISLIAFGFTSILWALT; encoded by the coding sequence ATGCCGGTGGCCCTCGAGCTCGCGGCCAAGAGCGAACCGTGGGTGGCACACGACACCAGGCTGATGGGCGCGGCTGTGGCCGGAATCGCGCTGATCGTCATCCTGATCACCGCCGCGAAGATGCACCCGTTCCTCGCCCTGGTGCTGGGCTCGGCACTCGTCGGTATCGCGTCCGGCGTCGGGGTGGGCGACGTGATCACCAACTTCGAGAAGGGCGTAGGCGACACCCTCAAGGAGGTCGGCCTGCTCATCGCGCTCGGCGCGATGCTCGGCAAGCTGCTTGCCGAATCCGGCGGCGCCGATCGGATCGTCGACACCCTGGTGAGCCGTTCGGGTAAGCGGATGGTGCCGTGGGCGATGGCGCTCGTCGCGATGATCATCGGCCTGCCGATGTTCTTCGAGATCGGGCTGGTGCTGTTGCTGCCGGTCATCGTGCTGGTGGCCAAGAAGTCCGAGCTGCCGTTGATGCGTATCGCGATCCCGGCGTTGGCCGGCCTGTCGGTGCTGCACGGCCTGATCCCACCGCACCCGGGGCCGCTGATCGCGATCGACTTCCTGCACGCGCAGCTGGGCGTCACGCTCGCATTCGGCATCCTGGTCGCCATCCCGACGGTCGCGATCTGCGGGCCGCTGTTCTCGCTGTTCGCGGCGCGCTGGGTCCCCGTGGGGCCACCGGCCAGCGGTGGCGGGGTGGACACCACCAGCGAGCGGGCGGCCTCCGATGACGTCACGCGGCCGCCGTCGTTCGCGGTCACGCTCGCCACCATCTTGTTCCCCGTCGTACTTATGCTGCTCAAGGCCGCGGGCGACATCATCTGGCACGGCCAGGACCATCCGCCGCTGACCGCGCACGTGCTGGACTTCATCGGCGAACCGCTCGTCGCGATGTTCCTCGCCGTGCTGCTCGCGATGTTCACCTTCGGCTACGCGGTCGGCTTCGACAGCAAGGCGATCAATGCGCGCGTCGGCGACAGCCTCGGCCCGATCGCCGGGATCATCCTGATCGTCGGCGCCGGCGGCGGGTTCAAGCAGACCCTGATCGGCGCCGGGGTGGGCGACTCGGTGGCCAAGGCGGCGAACGGCTCCGGCCTGTCGGTGCTGCTGATCGCCTACCTGATCGCGGTGGCGATCCGGCTGGCAACCGGCTCCGCGACGGTGGCCACCACCACAGCGGCCGGCATCGTGGCGCCGCTCGTGGGCGGGCTGCCATCGAGCCACCTCGCCCTGGTGGCACTCGCCGTCGGCGCCGGTTCGCTGTTCCTGAGCCATGTCAACGACGCCGGGTTCTGGCTGGTCAACCAGATGTTCAAGCTGTCCGTCGGCCAGACGTTCAAGACCTGGTCGGCGATGGAGACGCTGATCTCGCTGATCGCGTTCGGGTTCACCTCGATCCTCTGGGCGCTCACCTGA
- a CDS encoding gluconokinase codes for MGVSGCGKSTVAALLAGRLNWPFEEGDDLHPAANVAKMHAGHPLTDEDRWPWLAKIAEWIDGNIVAGSPALVTCSALKRSYRDVLRRDAVVFVYLRGTPELIGRRLAARQGHFMPPTLLDTQFADLQVPESDEKSVTVDIGAPPATLADGIISTLGLRARPR; via the coding sequence ATGGGCGTGTCCGGGTGCGGCAAGTCGACCGTCGCCGCGCTGCTGGCCGGCCGGCTCAACTGGCCGTTCGAGGAGGGCGACGACCTGCACCCGGCCGCGAACGTCGCCAAGATGCACGCCGGTCATCCGTTGACCGACGAGGACCGCTGGCCCTGGCTGGCCAAGATCGCCGAGTGGATCGACGGCAACATAGTGGCCGGCTCCCCCGCCCTGGTGACCTGCTCGGCGCTCAAGCGCAGCTACCGTGACGTGCTGCGCCGCGACGCGGTGGTGTTCGTCTACCTGCGCGGGACGCCCGAACTGATCGGCCGCAGGCTGGCTGCGCGGCAGGGCCACTTCATGCCGCCGACGCTGCTCGACACGCAGTTCGCGGACCTGCAGGTGCCCGAATCGGACGAGAAGTCCGTTACGGTCGATATCGGCGCACCGCCGGCGACGCTGGCCGACGGCATCATCTCGACCTTGGGGCTGCGCGCCAGGCCCCGTTAG
- a CDS encoding cob(I)yrinic acid a,c-diamide adenosyltransferase translates to MAVHLTRIYTKTGDNGTTALGDMSRVRKTDPRVGAYADCDETNAAIGVALALGQLPDAVATVLGTIQNDLFDVGADLCTPVVPDPKYPPLRVEPAYVARLEGWCDEFNADLAKLNSFILPGGTPGAALLHQARTLARRAERSAWALYEADPEHTNREALLYLNRLSDLLFILSRVANPDGDVKWIPGGQR, encoded by the coding sequence ATGGCCGTGCACCTGACCCGCATCTACACCAAGACCGGCGACAACGGCACCACCGCGCTCGGCGACATGTCCCGCGTGCGCAAGACCGATCCGCGTGTCGGTGCGTATGCCGACTGCGACGAGACGAACGCCGCGATCGGGGTTGCGCTGGCGCTCGGCCAGCTGCCCGACGCGGTCGCGACGGTGCTGGGCACCATCCAGAACGACCTGTTCGACGTCGGCGCCGACCTGTGCACGCCGGTCGTGCCGGACCCGAAGTACCCGCCACTGCGCGTGGAACCGGCCTACGTCGCCCGGCTGGAGGGCTGGTGCGACGAGTTCAATGCCGACCTGGCCAAACTGAACAGCTTCATCCTGCCGGGCGGCACGCCGGGCGCGGCCCTGCTGCACCAGGCGCGCACCCTGGCCCGCCGTGCCGAACGCAGCGCCTGGGCGCTCTACGAGGCCGATCCGGAGCACACCAACCGCGAGGCGCTGCTCTACCTGAACCGGCTCTCGGACCTGCTGTTCATCCTGTCCCGCGTGGCGAACCCCGACGGTGACGTGAAGTGGATCCCGGGCGGGCAGAGGTGA
- the murA gene encoding UDP-N-acetylglucosamine 1-carboxyvinyltransferase, translated as MQVLRVAGGARLAGSVEVVGAKNSVLKLMAAALLAPGSTTLGNLPAISDVAIMHQLLGRLGCEVNTSGTGATDEVCITVPDHPQWEAPYDLVRKIRGSICVLGPLLARTGKAKVALPGGDAIGSRPLDMHFAGIERMGAEVRVEHGYVVAEAPDLRGASIWLDFPSVGATENILTAAVLAKGTTVIDNAAREPEIVDLCQMLVSMGAQIGGIGSSTLEITGVDGLKPTTHRAVADRIVAGTWAMAAVATRGDITVRGAHPEHLEIALDKLARAGAEVEALPGVGFRVAIAERPRSFDVVTLPYPGLATDLQPQAIALLSVADGTAMITENLFEARFMFCDEIARMGADVRTDGHHAVVRGREQLSGAPVRATDIRAGVGLVIAGLVAEGVTEVAEVHHIDRGYVRFEEQLRALGADVQRVESDTFGG; from the coding sequence GTGCAGGTACTGAGAGTGGCCGGGGGTGCGCGCCTGGCGGGATCGGTCGAGGTCGTGGGCGCCAAGAACAGCGTCCTCAAGCTGATGGCTGCCGCGCTGCTGGCTCCCGGAAGTACCACGCTCGGCAACCTGCCGGCGATCTCGGACGTCGCGATCATGCACCAGTTGCTCGGGCGGCTCGGCTGCGAGGTGAACACGAGCGGCACCGGAGCCACGGACGAGGTGTGCATCACCGTCCCGGACCACCCGCAGTGGGAAGCGCCGTACGATCTGGTCCGCAAGATCCGCGGCTCGATCTGCGTGCTCGGCCCGCTGCTCGCGCGCACCGGGAAGGCGAAGGTGGCCCTTCCCGGCGGCGACGCGATCGGATCACGTCCGCTGGACATGCACTTCGCCGGGATCGAGCGGATGGGCGCCGAAGTGCGGGTCGAGCACGGCTACGTGGTCGCCGAGGCGCCCGACCTGCGCGGGGCGTCCATCTGGCTCGACTTCCCCAGCGTGGGCGCCACCGAGAACATCCTCACCGCGGCAGTGCTCGCCAAGGGCACCACGGTGATCGACAACGCCGCGCGTGAGCCGGAGATCGTCGACCTGTGCCAGATGCTGGTGTCGATGGGCGCGCAGATCGGCGGCATCGGCTCGTCCACGCTGGAGATCACCGGGGTCGACGGCCTGAAGCCGACGACGCACCGGGCGGTCGCGGACCGGATCGTGGCGGGGACGTGGGCCATGGCTGCGGTGGCGACCCGCGGTGACATCACGGTGCGCGGCGCGCATCCTGAGCATCTTGAGATCGCGCTGGACAAGCTGGCGCGGGCCGGCGCCGAGGTCGAGGCGCTGCCCGGCGTCGGGTTCCGCGTGGCGATCGCCGAACGTCCGCGCAGCTTCGACGTCGTCACGCTTCCCTACCCAGGACTGGCGACCGACCTGCAGCCGCAGGCCATCGCGCTGTTGTCGGTTGCCGACGGCACCGCGATGATCACCGAGAACCTGTTCGAGGCGCGGTTCATGTTCTGCGACGAGATCGCCCGGATGGGGGCGGACGTGCGCACGGACGGGCACCACGCGGTGGTGCGCGGCCGCGAGCAGCTCTCCGGAGCGCCGGTGCGGGCGACCGACATCCGCGCCGGCGTAGGGCTGGTCATCGCCGGCCTGGTCGCCGAGGGCGTCACCGAGGTGGCCGAGGTGCACCACATCGACCGTGGCTACGTCCGCTTCGAGGAGCAGCTACGCGCGCTCGGTGCCGACGTGCAGCGTGTCGAATCCGACACCTTCGGCGGCTAG
- a CDS encoding CDP-alcohol phosphatidyltransferase family protein — protein MNTNPASREAAECSRTQVRQAWAVHVFTTLGIVACMLALRDVLTGRPERAIIWLLVTLLIDGVDGPIARALEVERRVPRIDGFMLDLIIDYVACVVVPAAFMWEFKVVPQNNFGVAVLCVMVFTSAIWFARKDMMTDDFWFRGFPAAWNIVAPLLFLMDARTSVGAVLTLVLSVLSLTNMPFPHIARARYLRPFTAVGATVWIGGIVAGTFAYPGHPHYVRILLHLGSAYFVALSGIRALHDYRAKRAVPEAG, from the coding sequence GTGAATACCAATCCGGCCTCGCGCGAGGCGGCCGAGTGCAGCCGCACGCAGGTACGCCAGGCGTGGGCCGTGCATGTGTTCACGACGCTGGGGATCGTCGCCTGCATGCTCGCGCTGCGCGACGTGCTCACCGGCCGCCCCGAGCGGGCCATCATCTGGCTGCTCGTCACGCTGCTGATCGACGGCGTCGACGGCCCGATCGCCCGCGCGCTGGAGGTCGAGCGGCGGGTGCCGCGCATCGACGGGTTCATGCTCGACCTGATCATCGACTACGTGGCCTGCGTGGTGGTGCCGGCCGCGTTCATGTGGGAGTTCAAGGTCGTCCCGCAGAACAACTTCGGCGTGGCCGTGCTCTGCGTGATGGTCTTCACCTCGGCGATCTGGTTCGCCCGCAAGGACATGATGACCGACGACTTCTGGTTCCGCGGCTTCCCCGCGGCCTGGAACATCGTCGCGCCGCTGCTGTTCCTGATGGACGCCCGCACCTCCGTCGGCGCCGTCCTCACCCTCGTGCTGTCGGTGCTCTCGCTGACGAACATGCCGTTCCCGCACATCGCCCGGGCGCGTTACCTGCGGCCGTTCACCGCGGTGGGCGCCACGGTCTGGATCGGTGGCATCGTCGCGGGCACCTTCGCCTACCCCGGGCACCCGCATTACGTGCGCATCCTGCTGCACCTCGGCAGCGCGTACTTCGTCGCGCTGTCGGGCATCCGCGCCCTGCACGACTACCGCGCCAAGCGGGCCGTGCCGGAAGCTGGCTGA
- a CDS encoding protein meaA gives MPYPSDDKRDRPWLMRTYAGHSSPAESNALYRRNLAKGQTGLSVAFDLPTQTGYDPDAELARGEVGKVGVPVAHIGDVRALFDGIPLEKMNTSMTINAPAMYLLALYLSVADEHAEAAGLDKAALRAELAGTTQNDIIKEYLSRGTYVFPPAPSLRLITDMIAYTVAEVPKWNPINVCSYHLQEAGATPVQEVAFAMCTAIAVLDAVRESGQVPEDKFGDVVARISFFVNAGVRFVEELCKLRAFGQLWDEITLERYGVQDPKQRRFRYGVQVNSLGLTEAQPENNVYRILLEMLAVTASRDARARAVQLPAWNEALGLPRAWDQQWSLRMQQVLAFESDLLEYDDLFAGSTVVEAKVEQIKQGARAEIAHILELGGAVAAVESGYLKSALVSSLARRRRRIESGEDVVVGVNKFTETEPNPLVAGADGGILTVDPAVEEAAKAAIREWRAGRDNAAVEDALTGLRDAAKTDRNLMEPSLQCARVGVTVGEWAGVLREVFGEYRPPTGVAGASGGGNESELSAVRARVRALGEALGRPLKFLVGKPGLDGHSNGAEQIAVRARDAGFEVVYSGIRLTPGQIVAAAVQEDVDVVGLSVLSGSHLSVVPEVLEGLRSAGLDDVPVVVGGIIPEADAATLRAAGVARVFTPKDFAITDVLGEIVEAIEQARA, from the coding sequence ATGCCCTACCCGAGCGACGACAAGCGCGACCGGCCCTGGTTGATGCGGACCTACGCGGGGCACTCCTCACCCGCCGAATCCAATGCGCTGTACCGCCGGAACCTGGCGAAGGGCCAGACCGGACTGTCCGTCGCGTTCGACCTGCCCACGCAGACCGGGTACGACCCGGATGCCGAACTGGCCCGTGGCGAGGTGGGCAAGGTCGGCGTCCCGGTCGCGCACATCGGTGACGTGCGCGCCCTGTTCGACGGCATCCCGCTCGAGAAGATGAACACCTCGATGACGATCAACGCGCCGGCGATGTACCTGCTCGCGCTGTACCTGAGCGTTGCCGACGAGCATGCCGAGGCCGCCGGGCTGGACAAGGCCGCGCTACGGGCCGAACTCGCCGGCACGACGCAGAACGACATCATCAAGGAGTACCTCTCGCGCGGGACCTACGTGTTCCCGCCCGCGCCGTCGCTGCGGCTGATCACCGACATGATCGCGTACACGGTGGCCGAGGTGCCCAAGTGGAACCCGATCAACGTGTGCAGCTACCACCTGCAGGAGGCCGGGGCCACCCCGGTGCAGGAGGTCGCGTTCGCGATGTGCACCGCCATCGCCGTGCTCGACGCCGTGCGCGAGTCCGGACAGGTGCCCGAGGACAAGTTCGGCGACGTCGTTGCCCGCATCTCGTTCTTCGTCAACGCCGGCGTGCGATTCGTCGAGGAGCTGTGCAAGCTGCGCGCCTTCGGCCAGCTCTGGGACGAGATCACGCTGGAGCGGTACGGCGTGCAGGACCCCAAGCAACGGCGCTTCCGGTACGGAGTGCAGGTGAACTCGCTCGGGCTGACCGAGGCGCAGCCGGAGAACAACGTCTACCGCATCCTGCTGGAGATGCTGGCGGTCACGGCCTCGCGTGACGCGCGCGCCCGCGCCGTCCAGTTGCCGGCCTGGAACGAGGCGCTCGGCCTGCCGCGAGCGTGGGACCAGCAGTGGTCGCTGCGGATGCAACAGGTGCTCGCGTTCGAGTCGGACCTGCTCGAGTACGACGACCTGTTCGCGGGATCCACAGTGGTCGAGGCCAAGGTCGAGCAGATCAAGCAGGGCGCTCGAGCCGAGATAGCACACATCCTCGAGCTCGGCGGCGCGGTGGCCGCGGTCGAGTCCGGTTACCTGAAGTCCGCGCTCGTCTCGTCCCTCGCGCGTCGGCGCCGGCGCATCGAGTCCGGCGAGGACGTCGTCGTGGGCGTCAACAAGTTCACCGAGACCGAGCCGAACCCGCTCGTCGCCGGCGCCGACGGCGGCATCCTCACCGTCGATCCGGCGGTCGAGGAGGCCGCGAAGGCGGCGATCCGCGAGTGGCGGGCGGGGCGCGACAACGCCGCCGTCGAGGACGCCTTGACCGGCCTGCGGGACGCCGCGAAGACGGATCGGAACCTGATGGAGCCCTCGCTGCAGTGCGCCCGGGTGGGTGTCACGGTCGGCGAGTGGGCCGGCGTGCTGCGCGAGGTGTTCGGCGAGTACCGGCCGCCGACCGGGGTCGCCGGAGCGAGCGGCGGCGGCAACGAGTCAGAGCTGTCCGCCGTGCGCGCCCGGGTACGGGCGCTGGGCGAGGCGCTCGGTCGGCCGCTGAAGTTCCTGGTCGGCAAGCCCGGCCTGGACGGCCACTCCAACGGTGCGGAACAGATCGCGGTCCGCGCACGCGATGCCGGCTTCGAGGTCGTCTACTCCGGCATCCGGCTCACGCCCGGGCAGATCGTTGCCGCGGCGGTGCAGGAGGACGTCGACGTCGTCGGCCTGTCCGTGCTGTCCGGCTCGCACCTGTCCGTGGTCCCCGAGGTGCTCGAGGGGCTTCGTTCGGCCGGGCTGGACGACGTGCCGGTGGTCGTGGGCGGCATCATTCCCGAGGCCGACGCCGCAACCCTACGAGCCGCAGGCGTGGCCCGCGTGTTCACGCCCAAGGACTTCGCAATCACCGACGTGCTCGGCGAGATCGTCGAGGCGATCGAACAGGCCCGCGCGTAA
- a CDS encoding multicopper oxidase domain-containing protein produces the protein MRSTRSGSRVPVAAGVLLGVAILVAAVLYANSGTQPHARVAAGPAGTVTVWLTEMRVTPNSITVTKGQHVVLRVVNEGTMRHDLRLSDGKQTALLAPGSSAVLDVGTVTAPLSGWCTVAGHRMAGMTMAITVGPQAEHRTGDGAAAGKDAVSPDLAAAPGAGWHAPEAALEPVPPGTVHRLSWRMRDVVSEVAPGVRQQVWTFDGGVPGPVLHGRVGDTFVITVRNDTAMTHNLDLHVESGPPADVMTPVAPGGTHTYRFRARYAGAWLYHCGTMPMLQHMANGMYGALIVDPPNLAAVAGQYVLVGSELFFGPDGASGDYAKMRADRPDAVVFNGYPFAYQHQPLTAPVGERIRIWVVAAGPDRGLAFHVVGAPFTAAYLGGAYLVRPGEPARGAAQTLTVAPGDGGFVEFTLDRAGTYPFLSHDMADAELGASGSITATD, from the coding sequence GTGAGATCCACTCGGTCCGGGTCACGCGTGCCGGTCGCCGCCGGTGTGCTGCTCGGCGTCGCGATCCTGGTCGCCGCGGTGCTCTACGCGAACAGCGGCACGCAACCGCACGCGCGCGTCGCGGCCGGCCCGGCGGGTACGGTAACGGTCTGGCTCACCGAGATGCGCGTGACGCCGAACAGCATCACGGTGACCAAGGGGCAGCACGTGGTGCTGCGAGTGGTCAACGAAGGCACGATGCGCCACGATCTGCGGCTGTCCGACGGCAAGCAGACGGCGCTGCTGGCCCCCGGGAGCAGCGCAGTGCTCGACGTGGGCACGGTCACCGCGCCGCTGTCCGGCTGGTGCACGGTCGCCGGGCACCGGATGGCCGGCATGACCATGGCGATCACGGTGGGGCCGCAGGCCGAGCACCGGACGGGGGACGGCGCCGCCGCGGGCAAGGACGCCGTGTCGCCGGATCTGGCAGCCGCGCCCGGCGCCGGCTGGCATGCGCCCGAGGCCGCCCTGGAACCTGTGCCGCCGGGCACCGTGCACCGGCTGAGCTGGCGCATGCGCGACGTGGTGAGCGAGGTGGCACCCGGCGTGCGTCAGCAGGTCTGGACGTTCGACGGCGGCGTGCCCGGCCCGGTGCTGCACGGCAGGGTCGGCGACACGTTCGTGATCACCGTACGCAACGACACGGCGATGACGCACAACCTCGACCTGCACGTCGAGTCCGGGCCGCCCGCGGACGTCATGACACCCGTCGCGCCGGGAGGCACGCACACCTACCGGTTCCGCGCGCGCTACGCCGGTGCCTGGTTGTACCACTGCGGCACCATGCCGATGCTGCAGCACATGGCCAACGGGATGTACGGCGCACTGATCGTCGACCCGCCGAACCTGGCAGCGGTGGCCGGCCAGTACGTGCTCGTCGGGTCCGAACTCTTCTTCGGGCCGGACGGTGCCAGCGGGGACTACGCGAAGATGCGCGCGGACCGGCCCGACGCGGTGGTGTTCAACGGCTACCCGTTCGCCTACCAGCACCAGCCGTTGACGGCTCCGGTGGGTGAGCGGATCCGGATCTGGGTCGTGGCGGCCGGGCCCGATCGCGGGCTGGCCTTTCACGTCGTCGGTGCGCCGTTCACCGCCGCCTACCTCGGCGGGGCGTACCTGGTACGCCCCGGCGAACCCGCCCGGGGCGCCGCGCAGACGCTGACGGTCGCGCCCGGAGACGGCGGGTTCGTCGAGTTCACGCTCGATCGGGCCGGGACGTACCCGTTCCTGTCGCACGACATGGCCGATGCCGAACTGGGCGCGAGCGGCTCGATCACGGCGACGGACTGA
- a CDS encoding aldo/keto reductase, which produces MPEQPTVTLNNRVVMPQLGFGVWQVPDDEATPAVATALATGYRSIDTAAMYRNESGVGKAIAASGIARDELFVTTKLNNDGHGREATLRAFEQSRKNLGLDYVDLYLIHWPLPAQDRYVETWQAFETLLADGVVRAIGVSNFHAPHLQRVIDESGTVPAVNQIELHPYLTQQPLREFDTRHRIATEAWSPLASGGDVLADPVITSLAEKYGKTPAQVILAWHLQLGNVVIPKSVTPARIRENFAVFDVELDPDDVVAISGLDRDGRTGPNPETFNP; this is translated from the coding sequence ATGCCCGAACAGCCGACAGTCACGCTCAACAACCGCGTGGTCATGCCGCAGCTGGGTTTTGGGGTCTGGCAGGTGCCCGACGACGAGGCCACGCCGGCCGTCGCGACGGCGCTCGCGACGGGCTACCGCTCGATCGACACCGCGGCCATGTACCGGAACGAATCCGGTGTCGGCAAGGCGATCGCCGCGTCCGGGATCGCCCGCGACGAACTGTTCGTCACCACCAAGCTGAACAACGACGGGCACGGCCGCGAGGCAACGCTGCGCGCGTTCGAGCAGAGCCGCAAGAACCTCGGCCTCGACTATGTCGACCTGTACCTGATCCACTGGCCGCTGCCGGCGCAGGATCGCTACGTCGAGACGTGGCAGGCATTCGAGACGCTGCTGGCCGACGGCGTGGTGCGCGCGATCGGCGTGTCCAACTTCCACGCGCCGCACCTGCAACGGGTGATCGACGAGTCCGGGACGGTGCCCGCCGTCAACCAGATCGAACTGCACCCGTACCTGACCCAGCAGCCGCTGCGCGAGTTCGACACCAGGCACCGGATCGCGACCGAAGCCTGGTCACCGCTCGCATCCGGCGGCGATGTTCTCGCCGACCCGGTGATCACGTCACTTGCCGAGAAGTACGGCAAGACACCGGCTCAGGTGATCCTCGCCTGGCACCTGCAGCTCGGCAACGTGGTGATCCCGAAGTCGGTCACCCCGGCCCGCATCCGGGAGAACTTCGCGGTGTTCGACGTCGAACTCGACCCCGACGACGTGGTCGCCATCAGCGGGCTGGACCGGGACGGGCGCACCGGGCCGAACCCCGAGACGTTCAACCCGTAA
- the nucS gene encoding endonuclease NucS, with protein MRLVIARCSVDYVGRLTAHLPLATRLLLVKADGSVLVHSDGGSYKPLNWMSPPCTLVEADGSWTVTNKAGEQLIVTIEAIEHDSAHELGVDPGLVKDGVEAHLQKLLAEHIHTLGEGYRLVRREFPTAIGPVDIMCRDAAGVAVAVEIKRRGEIDGVEQLSRYLSLLNRDPLLAPVRGVFAAQEIKPQARTLAEDRGIRCVVLDYDALRGIDDPSLRLF; from the coding sequence GTGCGCCTCGTCATCGCCCGCTGCAGTGTCGATTATGTCGGCCGGCTCACCGCCCACCTGCCGCTGGCCACCCGGCTGCTGCTGGTGAAGGCGGACGGTTCGGTGCTGGTGCACTCCGACGGCGGCTCCTACAAGCCGCTGAACTGGATGAGCCCGCCGTGCACGCTCGTCGAGGCGGACGGCAGCTGGACCGTGACGAACAAGGCCGGCGAGCAGCTCATCGTCACCATCGAGGCGATCGAGCACGACTCGGCGCACGAACTCGGGGTCGATCCCGGGCTGGTCAAGGACGGCGTCGAGGCGCACCTGCAGAAGCTGCTCGCCGAGCACATCCACACCCTCGGCGAGGGATACCGCCTGGTGCGCCGCGAGTTCCCGACCGCGATCGGGCCGGTGGACATCATGTGCCGCGATGCGGCCGGTGTCGCGGTCGCCGTCGAGATCAAGCGCCGGGGCGAGATCGACGGCGTCGAACAGCTTTCCAGATACTTGTCATTACTGAACCGCGATCCTCTGCTGGCGCCCGTCCGAGGCGTCTTCGCAGCCCAGGAGATCAAGCCGCAGGCACGGACCCTCGCGGAAGACCGTGGCATCCGGTGCGTCGTGCTCGACTACGACGCGCTCCGCGGGATCGACGACCCGTCACTTCGGCTGTTCTAG